A segment of the Gemmatimonadota bacterium genome:
CAAAACAGCGACTTCAACTGCACCTTGCAAATAGAGATCCAGGGCACAAACCATATTGCCAAAACCCGAAGGCACCTCCCGAATATGCCTGCCAAAAAGATGCAAAATACGGGTGGCCATATCCCGCCAATCTTCGCGCTCCAGCAGCGTTCCCAATCGCAGCAACGCCATCGCCCCCACCGAATTACCGGACGGCGTGGCATTGTCAAAGGGATTTTTTGACCGCACAATCAGCTCCTCGTGATCTCTCCCAGTATAAAAAAATCCACCATCTTCTCGATCCCAGAACTGATCTATCATCACCTCCATAAAATCGCGGGCAGCAACGAGATAAGAAGGCTCAAAACTCGCCTCGTACAAATCGACTAACCCAACGATCAAACAGGCATAATCATCCTGATAGGCATTGAAACGCGCGCGACCGTCTTTATAAGTATGCAACAAAAGCCCGCGATCCGTACACATATTCCCCAGGATAAATTTAGCCGCATCTGACGCACTATCCAGATAAACGGAATCGCCAAATGCCCGATACGCCTGTGCAAAAGCCGAAATCATCATCCCATTCCAACTCACCTGAATTTTTTCATCGCGCCCGGGTTTTATACGCTCTTCTCGCGCCTCAAACAAAATCGCACATCCGCGTGCCATTGCGTTTTCATCAACCTCATAAACATGCGGGACATTCAGAATATTTTTCCCCTCGAAATTACCTCGCGCCGTCACATCGAAATACCGACAAAATACCGCCCCTTCTTCTTCGCCCAATAAATCCACCACCTCCTGCGGCGACCACACAAAAAACTTGCCCTCTTCCCCCTCGCTATCGGCATCTTGCGTAGAATAAAAACCGCCCTCTGGCGCGGTCATCTCTCGGCGCGTATAATCCAGAATTGACCTGGCAATGCGCGCAAAAAGCGGTTGCTCAGTCACCTGATAAGTCTGCGTATAAAGCTGTGCGAGCAGCGCATTGTCATATAGCATCTTCTCAAAATGGGGTACAAGCCAGTAGCGATCCACAGAATAGCGGTGAAATCCCCCGCCGAGCTGATCGTAAATGCCCCCGCGCGCCATTTTTTCGAGCGTCAATGTCACCATCGCAAGTGCCTCTTCGTTCCCCGTACGCAAATAGGTCCGCAAAAACACATCGAGATTCATCGAATTTGGGAACTTAGGCTGTGTTCCAAACCCGCCATTTTGAAAATCAAAATTCGATCTGATCTTTTGAAATGCACCGTCAAAATCCGTCTCAGTCAGGTCATCTGCCAACGCATCAAT
Coding sequences within it:
- a CDS encoding thioredoxin domain-containing protein, producing the protein MDDRRDTNRLVHETSPYLLQHAHNPVAWFPWGEEAFEKATAEDKPIFLSVGYAACHWCHVMEHECFENEEIAQIMNAHFVNVKVDREERPDVDEIYMNAVQVMTGSGGWPMSVFLTPQGVPFYGGTYFPPESRHNIPGFPQVLESVARHYREKGDNVADVANRLHEHLRAMARIDALADDLTETDFDGAFQKIRSNFDFQNGGFGTQPKFPNSMNLDVFLRTYLRTGNEEALAMVTLTLEKMARGGIYDQLGGGFHRYSVDRYWLVPHFEKMLYDNALLAQLYTQTYQVTEQPLFARIARSILDYTRREMTAPEGGFYSTQDADSEGEEGKFFVWSPQEVVDLLGEEEGAVFCRYFDVTARGNFEGKNILNVPHVYEVDENAMARGCAILFEAREERIKPGRDEKIQVSWNGMMISAFAQAYRAFGDSVYLDSASDAAKFILGNMCTDRGLLLHTYKDGRARFNAYQDDYACLIVGLVDLYEASFEPSYLVAARDFMEVMIDQFWDREDGGFFYTGRDHEELIVRSKNPFDNATPSGNSVGAMALLRLGTLLEREDWRDMATRILHLFGRHIREVPSGFGNMVCALDLYLQGAVEVAVLGDRDREDTVALLNVVNKTWRPNVVLCGGSDPVSDAIPLLQNRGMIDGRATAYICRNFVCSEPVTDVEALEKLLDEVGSGY